The following DNA comes from Croceicoccus sp. YJ47.
TCGGCCAGCCCCCGCAGCAGTCCCGCGCCCATCGCCTGGTATCCGTCGGCAAGCTGAAATGCGGCGGCCACCGCCATGTATCCGATGGCGAGCGACACGATCCCCGCATTCGCCGGATCGTTCACGTCGATATAGGCGGAGAGCAGCAGCCGCGGGATGGTCAGCATGGCCAGCACGAACACCGCCGCAAACCCGGTGACGAGGATCAGCCCGGCCCATCCGGCCAGTGCGATCCCGCCGCGGTTGTCCCGCCCATGATGCAGGCCGACGCGGATCGTGGCGGCCTGCGAAATGCCGAACGGCACCTGGAACGCGAGCGCCGCAATCTGAAGCGCGACCGTATGCGCCGCCAGCTCAAGCTCGCCCAGCGCGCCCATCAGGAACGCGGCGCTCGAAAACAGGCCAGCCTCCGCCATGGTGATCGCCGCAATGGGCAGCCCGATCCGCCAGATGTCGAGCAGGCGCACCACATCGGCGCGCCACAGACGCCCGAACAGGTAATAGCGCCGCATGCGCCGGTCGGTCTGGATGATGACGATATAGGCGACCAGGGTGGCGAGCGCGGTGATGACGCTGGCCAATGCCGCGCCGCGCAGGCCGAGTTCCGGAAAGCCCCAGTTCCCGAAGATCAGCAGCCAGTTGCCCAGCCCGTTCACGAACAAGGCAAACACCGTGACCCATGTCGCGATCGCCGCACGGCCCAGCGTCGACACGAAAATGCGCAGCACCGCCGCCGCCACCGCGGGCACCGCACCGAACGCCACCACGGTGAGATATTCGCCGGCAAAGGCGGTGACTGCCGCCGGTTGCCCGGTGACGCGCATGATCGGCTGTCCCGCAAAGGACAGCGCCATGATGAACAGCCCCGCAAGCGCCGCCACCCAGAGCGCCATGCGGATCGAACGGCGCACCTCGCGCACCGCGTGGCGCCCCCGGCCCAGCGCCGACGCGGCCAGCGGCGCAACCGCCCCGACAAGCCCCATCGCGCACCATAGCGACAGCCCGTAAATGCTCGTCGACAAGGTGATGGCGGCAAGCTGTTCGGTGCCGAGCCGGGCGACGAAGATCACGTCGATGGCATAGACGGCCATCTGCAACAGATTCGCCGCGGCCAGCGGCGCGGCGAGCCGGGTCGATTCGCGCAATTCGTCGCGCATGGGAGGGGAGAGCAGTGCGGCCATGGATGGCGCCGCCTATGGCAAAGCGCCGTCGAGCGAAAGGGGGCGTTTCCTCCATTGCGCTCTTTCCACCGGGCCGGGCCGCTTCGGGCGCGAGGGGACGGGATGGCCGCGGCGGGCAGTCAGACAGGCGAAAGGATTGCCGATCTAGGGAGAAACGCATGGATATTGCCCGCATCATTCCGACGGCCGCCGTGCGCCGCACCGCCCTCGCGCTCGCGGCATTGACCGCCGCGCAGCCCGCCATGGCGCAGGAACTCTACGCCGGGGTGTACGCCCATGCGGTCGACACGCCCTTCACCCTCGAAACGGGGGAGGGCGGGGTCGATATCGCCGGCGGATATCGTTTTGCGCGCGAAGAAGCGCTGTCCTTCATCGGGAGCCCGTCGCCCTATGTCGTGGCGTCGGTCAAT
Coding sequences within:
- a CDS encoding MATE family efflux transporter, producing MAALLSPPMRDELRESTRLAAPLAAANLLQMAVYAIDVIFVARLGTEQLAAITLSTSIYGLSLWCAMGLVGAVAPLAASALGRGRHAVREVRRSIRMALWVAALAGLFIMALSFAGQPIMRVTGQPAAVTAFAGEYLTVVAFGAVPAVAAAVLRIFVSTLGRAAIATWVTVFALFVNGLGNWLLIFGNWGFPELGLRGAALASVITALATLVAYIVIIQTDRRMRRYYLFGRLWRADVVRLLDIWRIGLPIAAITMAEAGLFSSAAFLMGALGELELAAHTVALQIAALAFQVPFGISQAATIRVGLHHGRDNRGGIALAGWAGLILVTGFAAVFVLAMLTIPRLLLSAYIDVNDPANAGIVSLAIGYMAVAAAFQLADGYQAMGAGLLRGLADTRVPFLFALIGYWPFGFGTAWVLGFHTPLRGTGVWIGLAVGLSVTGVMMLWRWHARDRLILDRPAAG